A single window of [Clostridium] hylemonae DSM 15053 DNA harbors:
- a CDS encoding toll/interleukin-1 receptor domain-containing protein codes for MAKIFISYSSKNEKLVSCFLEFLQMGMGVNNSDIFCTAYSESFVTGETFIEKIREKLQECEAVISLITEEYLESKFCLTEMGAAWGMSKQFFPLLLVSYADLSDTPLQGMEMRKLYSEDDMSRVYDELYDCGISQTHQTNEFRKRLPVFVRQTENFLKGEYVIEKDSLGYYEATVSSVRQVKENYRCYGIKGHIAEPPDGEEAASDWLFYWRGVFPDLHVGEKVRFKTSKSKVNKFPDLGLARNIYPDDLQVLG; via the coding sequence ATGGCAAAGATTTTTATTAGCTACAGTTCTAAAAATGAAAAGCTGGTAAGTTGTTTTCTGGAATTTTTGCAGATGGGCATGGGGGTCAATAATTCTGATATATTCTGCACAGCATATTCCGAAAGTTTTGTTACGGGAGAAACATTTATAGAAAAGATCAGAGAAAAACTACAGGAGTGTGAGGCTGTTATTTCACTGATCACAGAGGAATATCTGGAGAGTAAATTTTGTCTCACGGAGATGGGGGCGGCATGGGGAATGAGTAAGCAGTTTTTTCCGCTGCTGCTCGTTTCCTATGCAGACTTGTCGGATACACCGCTTCAAGGAATGGAGATGCGGAAATTATACTCAGAGGACGATATGAGCAGGGTATATGATGAACTGTATGACTGTGGGATAAGTCAAACACACCAGACGAATGAATTCCGCAAGAGACTGCCGGTATTTGTCAGACAGACAGAAAACTTTCTGAAGGGAGAGTATGTGATCGAAAAGGACAGCCTGGGATATTACGAGGCAACGGTCAGCAGTGTCCGTCAGGTAAAAGAAAACTACCGGTGCTACGGGATCAAAGGACATATAGCCGAGCCTCCGGATGGCGAAGAAGCGGCGAGTGACTGGCTGTTTTATTGGCGTGGTGTATTCCCGGATCTGCACGTGGGGGAAAAAGTACGTTTTAAAACTTCAAAGTCTAAGGTGAATAAGTTCCCGGATCTTGGTCTGGCCAGAAATATTTATCCGGATGATCTGCAGGTGTTGGGATAA
- a CDS encoding tripartite tricarboxylate transporter TctB family protein, with protein sequence MKKYNVGISVLMCMLAAGIFYFTKEFPKYYAGAPGSGFWPRVIAAGILIVSAVLLAETFIKKEEKSGPPIVYTSQGIKRVYILSGLIVLFGIGLQYLGLVIAALLFVPAVMFTLGEKRGIWLAAGGVGVTAAIYVIFAVGLHVVLPRAFFM encoded by the coding sequence ATGAAAAAGTATAATGTTGGCATATCTGTTCTCATGTGCATGCTGGCGGCGGGCATTTTTTACTTCACAAAAGAATTTCCCAAATACTATGCAGGCGCGCCGGGGAGCGGTTTCTGGCCGCGTGTCATAGCGGCAGGCATTCTGATCGTATCGGCGGTACTGTTGGCTGAGACGTTTATCAAGAAAGAGGAAAAAAGCGGCCCCCCTATCGTATATACATCACAGGGAATAAAGAGAGTATATATATTATCCGGGCTGATCGTATTGTTCGGGATCGGCCTGCAGTATCTTGGGCTAGTCATAGCGGCATTGTTGTTTGTCCCGGCGGTTATGTTCACACTGGGAGAGAAACGGGGGATATGGCTGGCGGCAGGAGGGGTCGGCGTGACTGCGGCTATCTATGTAATATTTGCAGTCGGCCTGCATGTAGTCCTGCCGAGGGCATTTTTTATGTAG
- a CDS encoding PfkB family carbohydrate kinase, whose translation MVEQTERPDILTLGVLNVDVVMELSHKIIGGKIIGNEISLNTGGHGCNQAIGIARRGVSVGILGKLGEDAFAVQIKDTLAKEGVCLNLLLDAHSTNTGLGIIMVEKEKKNTYIDFLGANYQMTPEDIDSFESYIKECKMVVIHLGFSTYGAALRLIELANKYGKTVVVNPSSSTDMEEALLKQIDYLVLNYAKASSLLDMAIDNLKGARVAANLLLNQIKKAIFVQMDDQGVLVATQEEFTVLDAYSVSTTADMSGVTDFFTGVLSAELVNGAPLSFAAIKAHRAAMICAGKIGVYTAFPTKEEMDAI comes from the coding sequence ATGGTAGAACAGACAGAAAGACCGGACATATTGACTCTTGGCGTGCTGAACGTAGATGTCGTTATGGAGCTCAGCCACAAGATAATAGGCGGGAAAATCATCGGAAATGAAATATCTCTGAATACAGGAGGCCACGGCTGCAACCAGGCGATCGGCATCGCAAGAAGAGGCGTATCTGTCGGCATCCTCGGGAAACTTGGAGAAGACGCCTTCGCCGTCCAGATCAAGGACACCCTCGCAAAAGAAGGAGTCTGCTTAAATCTGCTTCTGGACGCTCATTCTACTAATACCGGCCTTGGAATCATTATGGTTGAAAAGGAGAAAAAGAATACTTATATCGACTTCCTCGGTGCAAATTATCAGATGACGCCGGAGGATATTGATTCTTTTGAATCCTATATAAAAGAATGTAAAATGGTCGTCATCCACCTGGGCTTTTCAACTTACGGCGCTGCACTGCGGCTCATAGAACTGGCTAATAAATATGGTAAGACAGTCGTCGTGAACCCTTCTTCCTCTACTGATATGGAAGAGGCGCTGTTAAAGCAGATCGATTACCTTGTCCTGAACTACGCAAAAGCGTCAAGTCTCCTGGATATGGCGATCGATAATCTGAAGGGAGCACGTGTAGCCGCCAATCTGCTGCTGAACCAGATAAAAAAGGCTATTTTCGTCCAGATGGATGACCAGGGCGTTCTTGTTGCCACACAGGAAGAATTCACTGTTCTTGACGCCTATTCGGTGTCCACAACCGCGGATATGTCCGGTGTCACGGACTTCTTTACAGGCGTACTTTCAGCGGAACTTGTAAACGGCGCTCCCCTCTCCTTTGCTGCCATCAAGGCACACCGCGCCGCCATGATATGCGCCGGCAAAATCGGTGTCTATACAGCATTCCCGACAAAAGAAGAAATGGATGCAATATAA
- a CDS encoding tripartite tricarboxylate transporter substrate binding protein encodes MRKILSFVLILAMVGSLAAGCGKKEEKDASSDKKEGTELDYPKQNINTIIQFSAGGPTDLSVRAALDAAGPKLPSGVNFMASNVTGGAGLVGLNQVATSKTDGYTLGCINVDLAINYALGRTDMSPEDFVPLACSIGDPYALVVKSDAPYDTMEEFVEYVKAHPGEVSIGDSGVGAAPYLSAVAVADYFDLDYKQVSYDGSSDAVTAVVGGHIDGTYTQLSPAMGQLEAGGLKAIATLSNDRIEAWPDIPTVKETYPDVDFEILGWVFISAYKGTDPEICGYLEDVLGEAVKSEEFQTTLKELNMQNIPMTTEEAQEFIAEQLAFYKELCKDIKVE; translated from the coding sequence ATGAGAAAAATATTATCATTCGTACTTATTTTGGCAATGGTGGGAAGTCTCGCGGCAGGATGCGGGAAGAAAGAAGAGAAAGATGCTTCATCAGATAAAAAAGAAGGGACAGAGCTGGATTATCCAAAGCAGAACATCAACACAATCATCCAGTTTTCCGCCGGCGGGCCTACGGACTTGTCCGTGCGTGCGGCGCTGGACGCGGCTGGACCAAAGCTTCCTTCCGGCGTAAATTTTATGGCTTCTAATGTGACCGGCGGCGCAGGTCTTGTCGGTCTGAACCAGGTGGCCACGTCAAAGACAGACGGTTATACGCTTGGCTGTATCAATGTTGATCTGGCAATCAACTATGCGCTTGGCAGGACGGACATGTCGCCGGAAGATTTTGTGCCGCTGGCGTGTTCCATCGGCGACCCGTATGCCCTTGTAGTTAAGTCAGACGCCCCTTATGACACTATGGAAGAGTTCGTGGAATATGTGAAAGCACATCCGGGAGAAGTCTCTATAGGGGATTCCGGTGTCGGGGCCGCTCCGTATCTCTCAGCAGTTGCTGTGGCAGATTATTTTGACCTGGATTACAAACAAGTATCTTACGATGGTTCCAGCGATGCGGTGACAGCTGTTGTCGGCGGCCATATAGACGGCACATATACTCAGCTTTCCCCGGCGATGGGGCAGTTGGAGGCAGGCGGGCTGAAGGCCATTGCCACATTATCAAACGACCGGATTGAAGCATGGCCGGATATACCTACGGTGAAAGAGACGTATCCTGATGTAGACTTTGAGATTCTCGGGTGGGTCTTCATCTCTGCATACAAGGGAACAGATCCTGAGATTTGCGGCTATCTGGAGGATGTGCTTGGCGAAGCTGTCAAATCAGAGGAATTTCAGACGACGCTGAAAGAGCTGAATATGCAGAATATCCCGATGACTACAGAGGAGGCACAGGAGTTTATCGCGGAACAGCTTGCTTTTTATAAGGAGCTCTGCAAGGATATCAAGGTGGAATAG
- a CDS encoding HIT family protein, translating into MRCMYCEEGGPDLIRIRKVKRHTLYLHRDQTYPGRCILAAEQHIKKLTDLTAEEYTQLCREMYTAAVILNRLFSPDKINYAILGDCSEHLHIHIVPKYKEKKNWGYLFEMNEEHPVLLENEAYEAVRQRIIKELEREEAAL; encoded by the coding sequence ATGAGATGTATGTACTGCGAAGAGGGCGGACCGGATCTTATCAGGATAAGAAAGGTGAAGAGACACACACTGTACCTGCACCGTGATCAGACCTATCCGGGGCGCTGTATACTGGCGGCAGAACAGCACATAAAGAAGTTGACAGATTTAACGGCAGAGGAATACACACAGCTGTGCAGGGAAATGTACACAGCAGCCGTGATTCTGAATCGCCTGTTCTCACCGGATAAGATCAATTATGCTATTCTCGGAGACTGTTCGGAGCATTTGCATATACATATTGTTCCTAAGTACAAGGAGAAGAAAAACTGGGGGTATCTGTTTGAAATGAATGAGGAGCATCCGGTACTGCTTGAGAATGAAGCGTATGAAGCTGTGAGACAGAGGATCATAAAGGAACTGGAAAGAGAGGAGGCGGCACTTTGA
- a CDS encoding MerR family transcriptional regulator, whose translation MTIKEAEEATKLPRSNIRFYEKEGLVVPQRNSSNGYREYSRSDVENIRRIAYLRTLGFSIEMIRELMKGKRSLSKEVKRQAKILDSQIADMESARKLCGAMLKEKEIHFHDLDVERYVTDLEEQWKENPNVLRTDCAGFLYLWGGTVVWSVLLVLSMAAAFFSYSYLPSEIPVQWSGGTVSATAGREAIFAYPAACVVIRFLLRPFLWRWLYTHTVYSDSLTNYITNFLCFAALSVEIFTLLFLGGAVRHFPIVLLTDIIILAVTFLIGRRRMHRTTVNSDCS comes from the coding sequence ATGACAATAAAAGAAGCGGAAGAGGCAACAAAGCTTCCAAGGTCAAACATCCGTTTTTACGAGAAAGAAGGACTTGTTGTTCCGCAGAGAAACAGTTCAAACGGCTACCGGGAATATTCCAGGAGCGATGTAGAGAACATAAGGAGAATCGCGTATCTGAGAACGCTTGGGTTTTCGATCGAGATGATCAGAGAGCTGATGAAGGGAAAGCGGTCTCTTTCTAAAGAGGTCAAAAGACAGGCGAAGATACTGGACAGCCAGATCGCGGACATGGAGAGCGCCAGAAAGCTGTGCGGTGCAATGCTGAAGGAGAAAGAGATCCATTTTCATGATTTGGACGTAGAGCGTTATGTGACTGATCTGGAAGAGCAGTGGAAAGAGAATCCGAATGTTTTACGGACGGACTGCGCAGGTTTTCTCTACCTTTGGGGTGGTACGGTCGTATGGAGTGTTCTGCTTGTGTTAAGCATGGCTGCCGCTTTCTTTTCTTACAGTTATCTGCCGTCTGAGATCCCCGTCCAGTGGAGCGGGGGAACCGTCAGCGCGACAGCCGGCAGAGAAGCGATATTCGCCTATCCCGCGGCCTGTGTTGTGATCAGATTTCTTCTGCGCCCGTTCCTGTGGAGATGGCTGTATACGCATACCGTCTACAGTGACAGCCTGACGAATTATATCACAAACTTTTTGTGCTTTGCAGCGCTGTCTGTAGAGATATTTACACTGCTTTTTCTGGGCGGGGCCGTCAGGCATTTCCCCATTGTTTTACTGACGGATATAATCATATTGGCAGTTACTTTTCTGATCGGTCGAAGAAGGATGCACAGGACAACCGTTAATTCCGATTGTTCCTGA
- a CDS encoding prolyl-tRNA synthetase associated domain-containing protein: MILQNGRPACAAGREDKEMKVYDVLDGLGIEYSRTDHGPVGTIADCLEVDKVLGITICKNLFLCNRQKTAFYLLMLPGHKVLRTKELSAQIPTSRLSFASGEDMVRYMNVAPGSATVMGLIYDTDCSVQLLVDEEILQEEYVGCHPCVNTSSLKLRTEDVFGKFLAAVHHDYKTVTLSSDSPQS; the protein is encoded by the coding sequence ATGATATTACAGAACGGCCGTCCCGCCTGTGCAGCAGGACGTGAAGATAAGGAAATGAAAGTGTATGATGTGCTGGACGGGCTTGGAATCGAGTATTCCAGGACAGACCACGGACCGGTGGGTACGATCGCGGATTGTCTGGAAGTAGATAAAGTGCTTGGCATTACGATCTGCAAAAATCTGTTTTTATGCAACCGGCAGAAGACAGCCTTTTATCTGCTCATGCTGCCGGGACATAAAGTGCTCCGGACGAAAGAACTGTCCGCCCAGATTCCAACATCCAGGCTCTCCTTCGCCTCGGGGGAGGATATGGTCAGATATATGAATGTGGCACCCGGCTCCGCGACTGTCATGGGTCTTATATATGACACGGACTGCTCAGTGCAGCTGCTTGTAGATGAAGAAATACTGCAGGAAGAGTATGTGGGATGTCACCCGTGCGTAAATACGTCAAGCCTGAAGCTTCGCACAGAGGATGTCTTCGGGAAATTTCTGGCCGCGGTGCATCATGATTATAAAACAGTGACATTAAGTAGTGATTCCCCTCAGTCCTGA
- the kduD gene encoding 2-dehydro-3-deoxy-D-gluconate 5-dehydrogenase KduD: MAHGNFDLQGKVAIVTGATRGIGQGIALGLAQAGAHIVCVGRSDDTITRAGVEQLGRKYLNIRADMAQKESPDMIVRQTLEAFGRIDILVNAAGITRRAMAIDVTEEDWQDVLDVNLTAVFFMCQRVARQFIKQGGGGKIINIGSMTSYQGGIKVIPYTASKAAVRMITMHMCNEWAQYGIHINAIAPGYIETDMTAAMRSEPERMAETAPRIPMKRWGRPEDLAGAAVFLASDASDYVNGFTIAVDGGFLAKS; this comes from the coding sequence ATGGCACACGGAAATTTTGACCTGCAGGGAAAGGTAGCGATCGTAACAGGAGCTACCAGGGGCATTGGACAGGGTATTGCCCTGGGCCTTGCGCAGGCCGGAGCACATATTGTATGTGTAGGGCGCTCAGATGATACAATAACGAGAGCGGGGGTTGAACAGCTCGGACGAAAGTATCTGAACATCAGGGCAGACATGGCTCAGAAGGAATCGCCGGACATGATCGTGAGGCAGACACTGGAAGCCTTCGGACGGATTGACATTTTAGTGAATGCGGCGGGAATTACGAGAAGGGCCATGGCGATCGATGTGACAGAAGAAGACTGGCAGGATGTGCTTGATGTCAATCTCACGGCGGTGTTCTTTATGTGTCAGCGGGTGGCCCGGCAGTTTATAAAGCAGGGAGGAGGCGGAAAGATCATCAACATCGGTTCCATGACGTCTTATCAGGGCGGCATCAAAGTGATACCGTACACAGCTTCAAAGGCTGCGGTAAGGATGATCACTATGCATATGTGTAATGAATGGGCACAGTACGGGATACATATCAATGCCATTGCCCCCGGGTATATAGAGACAGACATGACGGCGGCCATGCGCAGTGAGCCCGAGCGTATGGCAGAGACGGCGCCCAGAATCCCGATGAAGAGATGGGGCAGACCCGAAGATTTAGCAGGAGCGGCAGTATTTCTTGCCTCAGATGCCTCAGATTATGTAAATGGTTTTACGATAGCAGTCGACGGTGGATTTTTAGCGAAATCCTGA
- a CDS encoding LacI family DNA-binding transcriptional regulator, with translation MVTLKDVAKRAGVSIATVSRVMSNSDAVADKSRQRVLEAIEELGYYSNELARGLRQEKINAVAVILPDISNPFFADMLRGIDDVLSTCNYFILFNNTDNNIKVEKKCLENMRSMALSGALVYCCHKSLDGLADSLPANSDTVFLSEGGGLNADNIHFLSFSRKETAYAAARHLYDLKRQKLLLLLSSFQQNDSDFIDGIKKAAEETGGSYCTAYSSVNEKDASRVFSCAYSDEHPDGVITESDIQAMGVLSWLHTNEINVPGDISIVGLGNSSLAQCTQPRLTSAAPSGYQIGMAGANYLLNFIQKDSGNFLRDTKTLEQMLLPNIIVRGSSKW, from the coding sequence ATGGTTACATTAAAAGATGTCGCTAAGCGGGCGGGCGTCAGTATCGCCACCGTTTCAAGAGTTATGAGTAATTCCGATGCTGTTGCGGACAAGTCAAGACAACGGGTGCTGGAGGCCATTGAAGAGCTTGGCTATTATTCCAACGAACTGGCACGCGGACTCCGGCAGGAAAAGATAAATGCCGTCGCGGTCATACTGCCCGACATTTCAAATCCATTTTTCGCAGATATGCTGAGAGGAATCGACGATGTCCTGTCAACATGTAATTACTTTATCTTGTTTAACAACACGGATAATAATATAAAGGTAGAGAAAAAATGTCTGGAGAATATGCGCTCCATGGCTTTATCGGGCGCTCTCGTGTACTGCTGCCACAAATCTCTCGACGGGCTGGCCGATTCACTTCCGGCCAACTCCGATACCGTGTTCCTGTCAGAAGGCGGTGGTCTGAATGCAGACAATATCCATTTTCTGTCTTTCAGCAGAAAAGAGACGGCATACGCTGCCGCCAGACATCTGTATGACCTGAAACGACAAAAGCTTCTGCTGCTTTTAAGCTCGTTTCAGCAAAACGACAGCGATTTTATTGATGGAATAAAAAAAGCTGCCGAAGAAACCGGCGGCAGTTACTGTACTGCATATTCCTCTGTCAATGAAAAGGATGCATCCCGCGTCTTTTCCTGCGCATACAGTGATGAACATCCTGACGGAGTCATCACGGAAAGCGATATTCAGGCTATGGGCGTGCTGTCATGGCTGCACACGAATGAAATAAATGTTCCCGGAGACATCTCTATAGTCGGCCTCGGAAACTCCTCACTGGCACAGTGCACACAACCAAGACTCACCTCGGCTGCTCCTTCCGGCTACCAGATTGGTATGGCGGGAGCAAATTATCTTCTAAACTTCATCCAAAAGGACAGCGGAAATTTTCTGAGAGACACAAAGACGCTGGAGCAGATGCTGCTTCCTAATATCATTGTAAGGGGGTCGAGTAAATGGTAG
- a CDS encoding tripartite tricarboxylate transporter permease yields MSVFVDVFLNIMQPYHLFCVCGGVLIGILVGVMPGLSSVMGMSVTLPLTLSLDGYGGILMMLGIFCGAIYGGSITAILINTPGTANSAATCLDGHPMVTKLKQPGRALGISTTASLCGGVFSAFVLLWTAPLLAKVALKFSAPEYFALGVFGLSIVTSVSSRSIWKGILGAFLGLFLSTIGMDTINGTYRFTFDRIYLTGGINFVPVLIGLFALSQGLISVEEQYGKVKEKVKGKLERVLPTRADLKAIWKTILRSSILGSIIGAIPGTGGDIASWIGYNEAKRWSRHPERFGEGVPEGIAAPEAANNAVCGGALIPLLTLGIPGDACTAIMLGALMVQGIVPGPLLFVEQTDKVYTIIIGLFIANIAMGILGYLGIRVFSKIVNVPNKLMVPIIFVFCFVGTYALNNNIYDVYLMIIAGFVGFFLLKLDFSIPPIILGMILGKTIENNFRRSLVMSNGNPLIFIQHPISLALLIIAFGAVFYPFIQPAIKRKLAGSRKRRDDRGDMS; encoded by the coding sequence ATGAGTGTTTTTGTGGATGTTTTCTTAAATATCATGCAGCCATATCATCTGTTTTGCGTATGTGGAGGTGTGCTGATCGGTATCCTCGTAGGTGTTATGCCGGGGTTGTCCTCAGTCATGGGAATGTCGGTCACGCTGCCGCTTACATTGTCGCTGGATGGATATGGAGGCATACTGATGATGCTGGGTATTTTCTGCGGAGCCATATATGGGGGCTCTATAACAGCGATTCTTATTAATACACCCGGCACGGCCAACTCTGCCGCCACTTGTCTGGACGGTCATCCGATGGTGACAAAGCTTAAGCAGCCGGGGCGTGCTCTGGGAATCTCCACGACTGCATCTCTCTGCGGGGGTGTGTTTTCTGCCTTTGTGTTACTGTGGACAGCCCCGCTGCTGGCGAAAGTGGCACTGAAGTTTAGTGCACCGGAATATTTTGCGCTTGGAGTTTTTGGTCTTAGCATTGTGACAAGCGTATCGAGCAGATCCATATGGAAAGGCATTTTAGGAGCATTTCTGGGGCTGTTTCTTTCTACTATCGGAATGGACACGATCAACGGTACGTACAGATTTACGTTTGACCGGATATATTTGACCGGGGGAATCAATTTTGTTCCCGTTCTGATCGGTCTTTTTGCTCTTTCACAGGGACTTATCTCTGTTGAGGAACAGTATGGAAAGGTGAAGGAGAAAGTAAAGGGAAAACTGGAGCGTGTGCTTCCGACAAGGGCTGATCTAAAGGCTATATGGAAGACTATTTTAAGGTCCAGCATTCTCGGTTCTATTATTGGAGCTATACCGGGGACCGGCGGCGATATCGCTTCGTGGATCGGATACAACGAGGCAAAGAGATGGTCGCGGCACCCGGAAAGGTTCGGGGAAGGCGTGCCGGAAGGGATTGCTGCGCCGGAAGCTGCAAACAATGCAGTGTGCGGGGGAGCTCTGATACCGCTGCTTACACTTGGGATACCGGGAGACGCCTGCACGGCTATCATGCTCGGGGCACTGATGGTTCAGGGGATCGTGCCGGGACCGCTGCTGTTCGTGGAACAGACGGACAAGGTATATACGATAATCATCGGCCTGTTTATTGCGAATATTGCGATGGGCATTCTCGGATATCTTGGAATCCGCGTGTTTTCCAAGATCGTAAATGTGCCGAATAAACTCATGGTGCCGATCATCTTCGTGTTCTGCTTCGTGGGGACATATGCCCTGAACAATAACATTTACGACGTGTATCTGATGATAATCGCCGGTTTTGTGGGATTTTTCCTGCTGAAGCTGGACTTTTCCATACCGCCGATCATATTGGGAATGATATTGGGTAAGACGATTGAAAACAATTTTAGACGCTCCCTTGTAATGTCCAATGGAAATCCGCTGATCTTCATACAGCATCCGATATCGCTGGCGCTGCTGATCATCGCGTTCGGGGCGGTATTCTATCCGTTCATCCAGCCGGCCATAAAGAGGAAACTGGCAGGAAGCAGAAAGAGAAGAGACGACAGGGGGGACATGTCATGA
- a CDS encoding MerR family transcriptional regulator yields the protein MKTISQVARLTGISTRTLQYYDEIDLLKPSELTPSGYRLYNDEALQKLQQILFFKELDFKLGEIKAILEEPGFDKIKAFKNQKNLLKLKRDRIDKLIGLLGRLEKGEQCMSFKEFDLSEYIEALETFKNEKTDDVIKYWGSVEKFNEFIRKIREDDGHMAELAIKQFGSIEKYTEAMKYNLEHFSELMEQANEIAERKDEILQHSDDLFTKLTSDMTRDITSEDIQSTVRDIIEFSQENNMGIDMGDGYWDMMIESYTHDTVREINDKKYGAGASDYIAAALRYYFHKEQPSE from the coding sequence ATGAAAACAATAAGTCAGGTTGCCAGGCTGACGGGAATAAGCACACGTACTCTGCAGTATTATGATGAGATCGATCTGTTAAAACCAAGTGAGCTTACACCGTCCGGCTATCGTCTTTACAACGACGAGGCTTTACAGAAGCTGCAGCAGATCCTGTTTTTTAAAGAACTGGATTTTAAACTGGGAGAGATCAAAGCGATTCTGGAGGAACCGGGCTTTGATAAAATCAAAGCGTTCAAAAATCAGAAAAACCTGCTCAAATTAAAGCGGGACCGGATAGATAAGCTTATCGGACTGCTGGGCAGACTGGAGAAAGGAGAACAATGCATGAGTTTTAAGGAATTTGACCTGAGTGAATATATTGAGGCATTAGAAACATTTAAAAATGAAAAAACAGACGACGTCATCAAATATTGGGGAAGCGTTGAGAAATTCAATGAATTCATCCGTAAAATAAGGGAGGATGACGGACACATGGCAGAACTAGCAATTAAACAATTCGGCAGCATAGAGAAATACACAGAGGCCATGAAGTATAATCTGGAGCATTTTTCAGAGCTGATGGAACAGGCAAATGAAATCGCCGAAAGAAAGGATGAGATATTACAGCACAGCGATGATCTGTTCACGAAACTGACGTCCGACATGACCAGAGATATCACTTCCGAGGATATTCAGAGCACTGTCCGGGATATCATTGAGTTTTCACAGGAGAACAATATGGGAATCGATATGGGTGACGGATATTGGGATATGATGATAGAAAGCTATACCCATGATACTGTCAGGGAAATCAACGATAAAAAGTATGGAGCAGGCGCCTCCGACTATATCGCCGCGGCCCTGCGGTACTATTTCCACAAGGAGCAGCCCTCTGAATAG